One segment of Brassica napus cultivar Da-Ae chromosome C3, Da-Ae, whole genome shotgun sequence DNA contains the following:
- the LOC106346878 gene encoding UDP-glycosyltransferase 71B2-like produces MKLVFIPSPGDGHIRPLVEVAKLLVDRDDNISVTVIIIPQMHGFSSGSSTSYIASLSTASEPRLRYNVLSLVDEPNSDDPKQNFLTYIDNFKPHVRATVEKLTDPGQPESRLAGFVVDMFCTAMIDVANEFGVPSYLFYTSNATFLGLQSHVQYLNDVKKYDVSDLKDSDTTELEVPSLSRPLPVKCFPSVMLSKEWIPFFISQARRFKETKGILVNTFAELEPQAMKFFSGEDNHLPKVYPVGPVLNIKTNGLDSADDKQSEILRWLDEQPRESVVFLCFGSMGGFREDQAKEIAIALERSGYRFLWSLRRAKPKGMMGPPGEFTNLEEILPEGFLDRTAKIGKIIGWAPQSAILANPAVRGFVTHCGWNSTLESILFGVPIATWPLYAEQQVNAFEMVEELGLSVEIRNSFRADFMATESELVTAEEIERGIRCLMELDREVKDRVKEMSEKSHVALMEGGSSHASILNFIQDVTKNLLNVPES; encoded by the coding sequence ATGAAGCTGGTCTTCATACCTTCACCTGGTGACGGCCATATCCGGCCATTAGTGGAGGTTGCTAAGCTCCTTGTCGACCGTGACGACAATATCTCAGTCACCGTCATCATCATCCCTCAGATGCATGGATTCAGTAGCGGCAGCTCTACCTCCTACATCGCTTCTCTCTCCACCGCATCTGAACCCCGCCTCCGCTACAACGTTCTCTCCCTCGTCGATGAACCAAACTCCGATGACCCCAAACAAAACTTCCTCACCTACATCGATAACTTCAAGCCGCACGTGAGAGCCACGGTGGAGAAACTCACTGACCCGGGTCAACCTGAGTCGCGGCTTGCTGGATTCGTGGTGGACATGTTCTGCACGGCGATGATCGATGTGGCCAACGAGTTCGGCGTTCCTAGCTACCTGTTCTACACCTCCAACGCAACATTTCTTGGATTGCAATCTCATGTTCAGTATCTCAACGACGTTAAGAAATATGACGTCAGCGATTTGAAAGATTCGGACACAACTGAGTTGGAAGTCCCGAGTTTGTCTCGTCCTTTACCAGTTAAGTGCTTCCCCTCCGTGATGCTAAGCAAGGAGTGGATACCGTTTTTTATCAGCCAAGCTAGAAGATTCAAAGAGAccaagggtattttggtaaatACGTTTGCTGAACTGGAGCCTCAAGCTATGAAGTTTTTCTCTGGCGAGGATAATCATCTTCCCAAGGTATATCCAGTGGGACCCGTTTTGAACATTAAAACCAACGGTTTAGATTCAGCGGACGATAAGCAGTCAGAGATCCTACGGTGGTTGGACGAGCAGCCTCGTGAATCAGTTGTGTTTCTCTGTTTTGGAAGCATGGGAGGATTCCGTGAGGACCAAGCAAAGGAGATCGCTATAGCCCTAGAGCGAAGTGGTTATCGTTTCCTTTGGTCTCTCCGCCGTGCGAAGCCAAAGGGAATGATGGGACCTCCAGGAGAATTCACAAACCTTGAAGAGATTCTCCCGGAGGGGTTCTTGGACCGGACGGCGAAGATAGGGAAAATTATCGGTTGGGCTCCACAGAGCGCCATACTAGCAAACCCTGCTGTCCGAGGGTTCGTGACGCACTGTGGTTGGAACTCAACACTAGAAAGTATCTTGTTCGGTGTTCCAATAGCCACATGGCCTCTTTACGCCGAGCAACAAGTTAACGCGTTCGAGATGGTGGAGGAGCTAGGGCTATCGGTGGAGATCCGAAACTCTTTCCGAGCAGATTTCATGGCGACGGAGTCAGAGTTGGTGACGGCGGAGGAGATAGAGAGGGGTATCCGCTGTTTAATGGAACTGGATAGGGAAGTGAAGGATAGAGTGAAGGAGATGAGTGAGAAGAGCCATGTGGCTTTGATGGAAGGTGGGTCTTCACATGCTTCTATTCTAAACTTCATTCAAGACGTCACCAAAAATCTCTTGAATGTTCCCGAATCTTAG
- the LOC106346879 gene encoding UDP-glycosyltransferase 71B2-like, with protein MKLELVLIPSATHGHLPPLVEFSKLLVDGHDHLSVTVIIIPPRQELHTPSLSSYISSLSTTSRDRLRFIILSHADRSTNADTEPYSLSYTESYKPSMKATVAKLTDPVRPGLSKLVGFVVDMFSTQMIDVANEFDVPSYLFYPSSAAFLGLQVRMQYLCDVEKYDVGELKDSDTELEVPFLTRPLPAKCVPSVIVNNELPVVLSHARRFQETKGILIDTFAELEPQAVKFISGGDSPLPTVYAVGPVGLGSVDDKQTEILRWLDDQPHSSVVFLCFGSMGGFSEEQAKEIAIALERSGYRFIWCLRRAAPTGPPREFTNLEKVLPEGFLERTKEIGKVISWAPQRAVLASPTIGGFVSHCGWNSILESVWFGVPVATWPLYAEQQLNAFEMVEEMGLAVEIRNHFQGEYMAAEETRTELITAEEIERKIVCLMKKDSDVRDRVQKMSEKSRVAVMDGGSSHDALVKFIQDVTDNIYG; from the coding sequence ATGAAACTGGAGCTAGTCCTCATACCATCAGCTACTCACGGCCACCTCCCGCCATTAGTTGAGTTTTCTAAGCTCCTCGTCGACGGCCATGACCATCTCTCCGTCACCGTCATCATCATCCCTCCCAGGCAAGAACTTCATACGCCAAGCCTTTCCTCTTACATCTCTTCTCTCTCCACTACCTCTAGAGACCGGCTACGCTTCATTATCCTATCCCATGCCGATAGATCAACCAATGCTGACACCGAGCCGTATTCACTCTCCTACACGGAGAGTTATAAACCGTCGATGAAAGCCACGGTAGCTAAACTTACTGACCCGGTCCGACCGGGTTTGAGTAAGCTTGTTGGGTTCGTGGTGGACATGTTCAGCACGCAAATGATCGATGTTGCCAACGAGTTCGACGTCCCAAGTTACCTGTTCTATCCTTCCAGTGCAGCGTTTCTTGGCTTGCAGGTTCGTATGCAATATCTTTGCGACGTTGAGAAGTACGACGTGGGCGAGTTGAAAGACTCGGACACTGAGTTGGAAGTCCCGTTCCTGACTCGTCCTTTACCCGCAAAGTGCGTCCCCTCCGTGATAGTAAACAACGAGTTACCCGTTGTTTTGAGCCACGCCAGAAGATTCCAAGAAACGAAGGGAATTTTGATAGATACGTTTGCTGAGTTGGAGCCTCAAGCTGTGAAGTTCATCTCCGGCGGAGATAGTCCTCTCCCCACGGTGTACGCAGTGGGACCGGTTGGTCTAGGTTCGGTCGACGATAAGCAAACGGAGATCCTAAGGTGGCTCGATGATCAGCCGCACAGTTCCGTTGTGTTCCTCTGCTTCGGGAGCATGGGAGGTTTCAGTGAGGAACAAGCTAAGGAGATAGCAATCGCGCTTGAACGAAGTGGCTACCGTTTCATCTGGTGTCTTCGCCGTGCTGCACCAACGGGACCTCCTAGAGAGTTTACAAATCTTGAGAAGGTTCTTCCTGAGGGGTTCCTAGAACGGACAAAGGAGATAGGGAAGGTTATAAGTTGGGCCCCACAGAGGGCCGTCCTGGCGAGTCCTACCATTGGAGGGTTTGTGTCGCACTGTGGTTGGAACTCGATACTGGAAAGTGTATGGTTCGGAGTTCCGGTTGCCACGTGGCCGCTTTATGCGGAGCAACAGCTGAACGCATTCGAGATGGTGGAGGAGATGGGGCTAGCGGTGGAGATTAGGAACCATTTCCAAGGAGAGTATATGGCGGCGGAGGAGACAAGAACGGAGTTGATAACAGCGGAGGAGATAGAGAGAAAAATTGTGTGCTTGATGAAGAAGGATAGCGACGTGAGAGATAGAGTGCAGAAGATGAGTGAGAAGAGTCGCGTGGCGGTAATGGACGGTGGATCTTCCCACGATGCTCTTGTAAAGTTTATTCAAGACGTCACTGACAATATCTATGGCTAG
- the BNAC03G42380D gene encoding uncharacterized protein BNAC03G42380D produces the protein MCRTPFQIGDTIYLGDGVTEEQHLAMINDEVDDDELKCSGRVLKEIFSEEKLVLVYRYSFEIEKAKSIIDLNVRPPVDAQRNDVSVGDIGDINYNLHGIEDHIQHQRQGWHDNPLHDLHPTCGEGPPESHISSSNLPRPRSPENGISKDATLLKPTWAHMEVGSDYWKTVSMENCDNIINLSSDLHFEDNSTPLRNNAYIEIEASSIGSNNGTEVNQFPT, from the exons ATGTGCAGAACTCCTTTTCAAATTGGAGACACCATTTATCTGGGGGATGGTGTGACAGAGGAACAACATCTAGCAATGATAAATG ATGAAGTCGATGACGACGAGTTAAAGTGCAGCGGAAGAGTGCTGAAGGAAATTTTCAGTGAAGAAAAGTTGGTTCTTGTTTACCGTTACTCATTTGAAATAGAAAAGGCCAAAAGCATCATTGATCTTAACGTCAGACCCCCTGTTGATGCCCAACGAAACGACGTCTCTGTCGGTGACATAGGAGATATAAATTACAATTTGCATGGAATTGAAGACCACATCCAACACCAGCGTCAAGGTTGGCACG ATAATCCCTTACATGATTTACACCCTACTTGTGGTGAGGGACCACCAGAATCACACATATCATCTTCCAACTTGCCACGTCCTAGGAGTCCAGAGAATGGAATAAGCAAAGATGCAACATTGTTGAAACCAACATGGGCACATATGGAGGTGGGGTCAGATTACTGGAAAACCGTCAGTATGGAAAACTGTGACAACATAATTAATCTCTCATCTGACCTTCACTTCGAAGACAATTCAACACCTTTGCGCAACAATGCCTATATCGAAATTGAGGCTTCTTCCATAGGATCAAACAACGGTACTGAAGTTAATCAATTCCCGACGTAA
- the LOC106444840 gene encoding uncharacterized protein LOC106444840, with product MGSAPGAASSSTAAPSSPLRIPSLSTAAPSSLPDVPSSSLVVLRSAHGVASSSMASPSSTVALNLMAVSGSISSVVASGSLLVIECGRDAEGTSLPLAISSSPLSTEPCCDEAGLNSLDGEVVREQLSLLVRKMELADGRKSWSEIAESVIDVELGTLTGSEAEDRVSASLSEEGIGFLFDEHGTNLAVEPGVEGSRLSLTTPLIVPSSSSLVKKTMLETVREYEQTRLANSSQTKESSSETTSSSDGSSYSSSHSDESADGADVASESGNVAGDDRQDDVEIAGVEDDGAVGSAGGEQNGTGDVNVDEESEQEEFDGDGDHAAIGDDEMGDRDGVDGRSDFSGERDDFSDEHDSFGGEQNGVSGSPGIDVVGDGSDDGDGGSDRRADVTDILRKIKQESLVASLADSLDAFGDPCVYLKKKKRVRKVSERPRSFIGLLVNHPDPSESFPSIVDEDTVKWVSANCCRNGVIEARIPGEDERPWTVPDGWLCVYDFWFTEYHLWFPLPRLLLAYCDEHLIALAQLTPAAIRNVVAALFTAADIGVHMSLCLFESIAHITRCDKTDGAFYVSMKAGYGVVGERKRKTFCWIKKFFYVRIAPSSVPDVSDMSVSFRSFWNPYNGRHLVGVPLAPGESECVEYFKETKARDWTVVRRSEVWRRIPFIDSACWRKMDLSESPSLVDCSAGGSDDAPVVESGQCTAGVEPSAPACGIVVGLTSTTAPVPPAGISGKEVVVAGSEKVLKKRVAAGRSFKDSQASKSRKVAGSDVELPLVVESPAAEKATFEPF from the exons ATGGGGTCGGCTCCTGGTGCTGCGAGCTCGTCGACGGCGGCTCCGAGCTCGCCGTTGAGGATCCCGAGCTTGTCGACGGCGGCTCCAAGCTCTCTTCCCGATGTTCCGAGCTCGTCGCTGGTGGTCTTGAGGTCGGCTCATGGTGTTGCGAGCTCGTCGATGGCGTCTCCGAGCTCGACGGTAGCTTTGAATTTAATGGCGGTTTCGGGTTCGATTTCGTCCGTTGTTGCTTCGGGTTCTTTATTGGTGATAGAATGTGGTCGTGATGCGGAGGGTACGAGCTTGCCGCTTGCTATCTCGAGTTCGCCGTTATCGACGGAACCGTGTTGTGACGAAGCGGGGTTGAATTCGTTGGATGGGGAGGTTGTTCGTGAGCAGCTGTCTTTGTTGGTTCGTAAGATGGAGCTTGCTGATGGTCGCAAGTCGTGGTCGGAGATTGCCGAATCTGTCATTGATGTTGAGTTAGGTACTCTTACTGGAAGTGAAGCAGAAGACAGGGTAAGCGCAAGTTTGAGCGAGGAAGGGATTGGGTTTCTTTTTGATGAACATGGGACTAATTTAGCGGTGGAGCCTGGCGTTGAGGGGTCGAGGTTGTCTTTGACAACACCTCTTATTGTCCCTAGTTCGTCATCTTTGGTGAAGAAGACTATGTTAGAAACTGTCCGGGAATATGAGCAGACGCGGCTGGCGAACTCTTCTCAAACTAAAGAGTCGTCGTCTGAAACTACAAGTTCCTCTGACGGTAGTTCATACTCGAGTTCTCATAGTGATGAATCTGCGGATGGCGCTGATGTTGCTAGTGAATCTGGTAACGTTGCTGGAGATGACAGACAAGATGATGTTGAAATCGCTGGTGTTGAAGATGATGGTGCTGTGGGAAGCGCCGGTGGCGAGCAGAATGGAACCGGTGACGTTAACGTTGATGAGGAAAGTGAGCAAGAAGAGTTTGATGGTGACGGTGACCATGCTGCTATTGGAGATGATGAGATGGGTGACCGAGATGGTGTAGATGGACGTAGCGATTTTAGTGGTGAGCGTGATGATTTTAGTGATGAGCATGATAGTTTTGGTGGTGAGCAAAACGGTGTTAGTGGTAGTCCAGGAATTGATGTTGTAGGTGATGGGAGTGATGATGGCGATGGAGGCAGTGATCGTCGAGCCGACGTTACCGATATcttgagaaaaataaaacaagaaagcttGGTTGCCTCCCTTGCTGATTCTCTTGATGCCTTTGGTGATCCTTGTGTttatttgaagaagaaaaagagggtTAGGAAGGTGAGTGAAAGGCCTAGGAGTTTCATAGGTCTTCTTGTTAATCATCCGGATCCATCGGAGTCATTTCCTTCTATTGTTGATGAGGATACAGTGAAGTGGGTCTCAGCCAACTGTTGTCGTAATGGTGTCATAGAAGCGCGTATCCCTGGCGAGGATGAACGTCCGTGGACGGTTCCAGATGGGTGGCTTTGTGTTTATGACTTCTGGTTCACCGAGTATCATTTGTGGTTTCCTCTCCCGAGGTTGCTGCTGGCGTATTGTGATGAACATCTTATTGCACTCGCTCAGCTTACTCCTGCTGCGATTCGAAACGTAGTTGCAGCTTTGTTTACGGCCGCGGATATTGGTGTTCACATGAGCCTATGTTTGTTTGAAAGCATAGCGCATATTACTCGGTGTGATAAGACAGACGGAGCTTTTTATGTGTCTATGAAGGCTGGCTATGGTGTTGTTGGGGAGAGGAAGAGAAAAACGTTTTGTTGGATTAAGAAGTTTTTTTATGTTCGAATTGCGCCTTCGTCGGTCCCTGATGTTTCTGATATGAGTGTCTCTTTTAGGAGTTTTTGGAACCCTTACAATG GTCGTCATTTAGTTGGTGTTCCTCTTGCTCCTGGTGAAAGTGAGTGCGTGGAATACTTCAAGGAGACGAAGGCTCGGGATTGGACTGTGGTGAGGCGATCGGAGGTTTGGCGGCGCATCCCGTTTATTGACTCAG cTTGTTGGAGAAAGATGGATTTGAGCGAGAGTCCGAGTTTGGTTGACTGTTCTGCTGGAGGTAGTGACGATGCCCCTGTTGTGGAGTCTGGTCAGTGTACCGCTGGTGTGGAGCCTTCGGCACCTGCTTGTGGTATTGTTGTGGGTCTTACTAGCACGACAGCTCCTGTACCGCCCGCTGGTATTTCAGGAAAGGAAGTTGTTGTTGCTGGCAGTGAGAAGGTTTTGAAGAAAAGAGTTGCCGCTGGTCGTTCTTTCAAGGACTCGCAGGCTTCGAAATCTCGCAAAGTTGCGGGCTCTGATGTTGAGCTGCCTTTGGTGGTTGAGTCGCCTGCTGCGGAGAAGGCTACTTTTGAACCGTTTTAG
- the LOC111204086 gene encoding uncharacterized protein LOC111204086 — MRYLFLKNTIALKGFALALPLVIVEDVPALTEVVQEVCSSSESESDDEESDCRIQKTKKKTLSPGHAREVDKKAEVFDILMRLVRSTVYNQVGSRGGKIPEFLDSRFVSLLARNYDRFRRSKSKESYVFAKGLVDCLVKSCSSGNASTRFYLPLNIDKNIGLGYVWISQVLRFIS, encoded by the exons ATGAGATATCTCTTTCTCAAAAATACAATCGCACTGAAAGGTTTTGCACTAGCTCTTCCGCTTGTCATTGTTGAAGATGTTCCCGCATTGACTGAAGTGGTTCAAGAAGTATGTTCATCCTCTGAATCGGAGAGTGATGATGAAGAAAGTGATTGTAGGATtcagaagacgaagaagaagacgttGAGTCCTGGGCACGCTCGAGAAGTAGACAAGAAGGCAGAG GTGTTTGATATACTAATGCGGCTGGTTCGGTCTACAGTCTACAATCAAGTTGGCAGTAGAGGTGGCAAGATACCTGAGTTCCTCGATAGTAGGTTTGTCTCCTTGTTGGCGAGGAACTATGATAGGTTCAGGAGATCAAAGTCTAAAGAATCATATGTCTTCGCTAAGGGGTTGGTAGACTGCCTTGTTAAGAGTTGCAGCTCGGGGAACGCATCGACACGATTCTACCTCCCCCTCAATATTGACAAAAACATTGGATTGGGTTATGTGTGGATTTCCCAAGTGCTAAGATTTATATCTTAG